In Archangium violaceum, the following are encoded in one genomic region:
- a CDS encoding serine protease, with translation MRADIRAAIARIRAGESTGTGTLVADTKGKGDLVLTALHVVAERGQGAPHLRLPVIALEFPNGATVEGQLERFDVEHDWAVLRCSRPPGASPLPLAEVKASGVRFETFGFPEAQPLDGMVVSGEVRNHLARFYGVSALQLFSVEAGASTGMPVRGLSGAPCLIDGAIHGVLRSSLLSDGRNVAGTLYACPTRVIADACRDLLRWPDPCAGLPGVAGEPPKEPFRYLAPFSAEDAVIFAGRCREIGFILERLREPSAPPVLVVHGESGVGKSSLLHAGLLPRLQSPWRYARRTGDLSTTLEQLLEGPLPGAWTAAEADGGPLVVVLDQVEEVWTRPQVGDEFGDFLSLVGPLLSRGPESVRGRLVLSIRKEWFKDVADRLDAWQGLRWEDFAVGRLDRSALIEVVCSGLPSERLGDPYRLRMAEPDLPARVADDLLADPLSPVAPVAQILLTRMWEHAKARPAADGTRVFSRQLYEQIRSEGIHLRDFLDRQLLELRQDVRLGRHEESGLALDLLEWHTTDAGSAATRSSEECRARYGHVPELEPLLERLEGLYLLNRAGAGGRRLAHDTLALHVRSRFARSQAPGQRARRVLENRLPDWVATRTGIDTADLGRVLSGRPGMRGWSAEEQALVASSRCTRFWTRVLGGAAVTLVLLLIGWAWRTQQAQFEAQLRVQAQQRLNHDASLVSAALQTRYAEPTISALFLAEVTDPATTPDFRPLAWDLLHESLARDIVTKRDFPFWYRPTLSSMLGERPFSLDLFSKSRPPRAAPVWVQAACSPPRGYALAFAAAPDDAHAFVFCQTDPGTTAAELIRAWPDGTKTKVAELSDPGEFGQGMVQSGDGQWLLTLEEPGGSTARRLRVFNVRSGQQLMGLSPHVKDARISAEGGRLLTVEQDGRLVHWTLGAPDLRPALVATAAAGEESFRDLHLSTTGNQVAFAAADQAFLWRVSEPGGARALCGGHKADPIVLGFAMRGERIVARCQVREPDGGLNPETLLVAFDSANPSRNAQLFQRREDAQSVMPVMTEHSRHVLLHTAESVAVFDLSVLPEHRGDGPLSDASLPMLGVLQACPGLGGFFNTPLTIDPADEAVWMYCGHQDTLAGREPYAYVWNLRSAPSLELASAAAAGDTVVIAEKGGRIERWNARRPDGAELLSGPNVLPRLLEMDVEGGVMGLVERGDGLQVWQWGASSTTGKHLRDVQMRLEGPSYYSHRDDWRHLPAFSSDGRFLAGCSRTRALLWNLMEPGAPARELALEGQDCIQVRFSHGGGWVVVVAGARGKLPREVFAWSLPDATASLHGVAVSFSRSDSSRAVQNAELTLNWTAPSGAMRNLPAPEPVDGQEVSPETLALSSDGSILAVGYQVSQEHTHWYRVEVWRWNEDRPHVIDNISRINEPLALEFTSDDGFLLVGGDDTQVFDLKARAVLPRVLDGTLLSVQTRAGAPGHFDVVTVRELAPMNSGERLTGHWGLDANRRSAGLQLKLPRLHQIDYVKVHPGPWIVGGTPGETCILPLADAHLAFLKDRIAKASGGCIPPHFRVEYLHESEEAAAHAWSACRRARATGERQD, from the coding sequence ATGCGGGCTGACATCCGGGCAGCCATCGCCAGGATTCGCGCGGGCGAGTCCACGGGGACGGGGACGCTGGTCGCCGACACGAAGGGCAAAGGCGACTTGGTGCTGACGGCACTGCACGTGGTCGCCGAGCGCGGGCAGGGCGCGCCGCACCTGCGGTTGCCGGTCATTGCGCTGGAGTTCCCCAACGGGGCGACCGTGGAAGGGCAGCTCGAGCGGTTCGACGTCGAGCACGACTGGGCCGTGCTGCGCTGCTCGCGTCCGCCCGGCGCCAGTCCCTTGCCGCTCGCGGAGGTGAAGGCCTCCGGCGTGCGGTTCGAAACGTTCGGCTTTCCCGAGGCACAACCACTCGACGGCATGGTTGTCTCAGGCGAGGTGCGCAATCACCTCGCGAGGTTCTACGGGGTGAGCGCGCTGCAGCTCTTCTCCGTCGAGGCTGGCGCCAGCACCGGAATGCCAGTGCGCGGTCTGTCCGGGGCACCGTGTTTGATCGACGGTGCGATCCATGGGGTGCTGCGCTCAAGCCTGCTCTCTGATGGACGGAACGTCGCCGGGACTCTGTATGCCTGTCCCACCAGGGTCATCGCCGACGCCTGCCGCGACTTGCTCCGGTGGCCGGACCCATGTGCCGGGCTGCCGGGAGTCGCTGGCGAGCCCCCGAAGGAACCCTTCCGGTACTTGGCGCCCTTCTCGGCGGAGGATGCCGTCATCTTCGCCGGCCGCTGTCGCGAGATTGGCTTCATCCTGGAGCGCCTCCGAGAGCCCTCCGCGCCGCCCGTCCTGGTGGTGCATGGCGAGTCCGGGGTGGGGAAGTCGTCACTGCTCCACGCGGGTCTCCTGCCGCGCCTGCAAAGCCCATGGCGCTACGCGCGGCGCACGGGGGACCTCTCGACCACGCTTGAGCAGCTGCTCGAGGGTCCGCTGCCCGGCGCGTGGACCGCAGCGGAGGCCGACGGCGGTCCGCTCGTGGTCGTCCTGGACCAGGTCGAGGAGGTATGGACCCGTCCGCAGGTCGGCGACGAGTTCGGCGACTTCCTCTCCCTCGTCGGACCGCTCTTGTCGCGCGGACCGGAGAGCGTCAGGGGCCGGCTGGTCCTCTCCATCCGGAAGGAGTGGTTCAAGGACGTCGCGGACCGGCTGGACGCCTGGCAAGGCCTGCGGTGGGAGGACTTCGCCGTTGGACGGCTCGACCGCAGCGCGCTCATCGAAGTCGTGTGCTCGGGTCTGCCGTCCGAGCGTCTGGGGGACCCGTACCGCTTGCGGATGGCGGAGCCGGACCTCCCCGCCAGAGTGGCGGATGACCTTCTGGCGGACCCCCTCTCTCCAGTTGCTCCGGTCGCTCAAATCCTCCTCACCCGGATGTGGGAGCATGCCAAGGCGCGGCCAGCCGCCGATGGCACCCGGGTCTTCAGCCGCCAGTTGTACGAGCAGATCCGGAGCGAGGGCATCCACCTGCGCGACTTCCTGGACCGCCAGCTCCTGGAGTTGCGGCAGGACGTGCGGCTGGGAAGGCACGAGGAGAGTGGTCTCGCGCTGGACCTCCTCGAGTGGCACACAACGGATGCGGGGAGCGCAGCCACCCGGTCGTCCGAGGAGTGCCGCGCACGCTATGGGCATGTGCCGGAACTCGAGCCGCTGTTGGAGCGCCTTGAGGGCCTGTATCTCCTGAACCGGGCGGGCGCGGGTGGGCGCAGATTGGCCCACGACACCCTGGCGCTCCACGTTCGCTCCCGCTTCGCGCGCTCGCAGGCACCCGGCCAGCGGGCCCGCCGCGTGCTCGAGAACCGCCTCCCAGACTGGGTGGCGACGCGCACCGGAATCGATACCGCGGACCTCGGTCGTGTCCTCTCGGGACGGCCCGGAATGCGCGGGTGGTCCGCGGAGGAGCAGGCCCTCGTTGCGTCGAGCCGGTGCACCCGGTTCTGGACGCGGGTGCTCGGTGGCGCTGCCGTGACCCTGGTCCTCCTTCTCATCGGGTGGGCGTGGCGGACGCAGCAGGCCCAGTTCGAGGCGCAGCTGAGAGTCCAAGCGCAGCAGCGCCTCAACCACGATGCCAGCCTCGTGTCGGCGGCCCTCCAGACCCGCTACGCGGAACCCACCATCAGCGCCCTTTTCCTGGCGGAGGTGACGGACCCGGCGACGACTCCGGATTTTCGTCCGCTCGCATGGGACCTGCTCCACGAGAGTCTGGCTCGCGATATCGTCACGAAGCGGGACTTCCCGTTCTGGTACCGCCCGACCCTCTCCTCAATGCTGGGAGAGCGCCCGTTCTCCCTCGACTTGTTTTCCAAATCGCGGCCGCCGAGGGCCGCACCGGTGTGGGTCCAGGCCGCGTGCTCCCCGCCGCGAGGGTATGCGTTGGCATTCGCGGCGGCACCGGACGACGCGCACGCGTTTGTCTTCTGTCAGACCGACCCGGGTACGACCGCTGCCGAGCTCATCCGCGCGTGGCCAGATGGCACGAAAACGAAGGTGGCGGAGCTGTCCGACCCGGGTGAGTTTGGCCAGGGGATGGTGCAGTCGGGTGACGGCCAGTGGCTCCTGACACTGGAGGAACCCGGAGGCTCCACGGCCAGGCGGCTTCGGGTCTTCAACGTCCGCTCTGGCCAGCAGTTGATGGGACTGAGTCCGCACGTGAAGGACGCCAGGATCAGCGCCGAGGGCGGCCGCCTGCTGACGGTCGAGCAGGATGGGCGGCTTGTTCACTGGACACTGGGTGCGCCCGACCTGCGCCCTGCCCTCGTGGCCACGGCTGCCGCCGGCGAGGAATCATTCCGGGACCTTCACCTCTCCACAACGGGGAACCAAGTCGCATTCGCGGCGGCTGATCAGGCCTTCCTGTGGAGGGTTTCCGAACCGGGCGGGGCCCGAGCGCTGTGCGGCGGGCACAAAGCCGACCCCATCGTGTTGGGGTTCGCGATGCGTGGCGAGCGGATCGTTGCCCGGTGTCAGGTGCGCGAGCCCGACGGAGGTCTCAACCCGGAGACACTACTCGTTGCATTTGACTCGGCAAACCCCTCGCGCAATGCACAGCTGTTCCAGCGCAGAGAGGATGCCCAGTCCGTTATGCCCGTTATGACGGAGCACTCGAGGCATGTGCTCCTGCACACCGCTGAGTCAGTGGCCGTGTTCGACCTGTCCGTTCTCCCGGAGCATCGCGGCGACGGGCCTCTGTCCGACGCCTCGCTCCCCATGTTGGGAGTCCTCCAGGCGTGTCCAGGGCTGGGGGGCTTTTTCAATACTCCGCTGACCATCGATCCGGCGGACGAGGCGGTCTGGATGTACTGCGGGCATCAGGACACGCTCGCAGGACGCGAGCCCTATGCCTACGTGTGGAACCTCCGGTCTGCCCCATCGCTCGAACTCGCCTCCGCTGCGGCTGCCGGAGACACCGTTGTCATCGCGGAAAAGGGAGGGCGTATCGAGCGATGGAACGCACGACGCCCGGACGGCGCCGAGCTGCTCTCGGGTCCCAATGTGCTCCCTCGCCTGCTTGAGATGGACGTGGAGGGGGGGGTGATGGGGCTGGTCGAACGGGGTGACGGATTGCAGGTCTGGCAATGGGGCGCGTCGAGCACAACCGGGAAGCACCTCCGGGACGTCCAGATGCGCCTGGAGGGTCCCAGCTACTACAGCCATCGAGATGACTGGAGACACCTTCCAGCCTTCTCCAGCGACGGCAGGTTTCTCGCGGGTTGCTCGCGGACGCGCGCCCTGCTCTGGAACCTGATGGAGCCAGGGGCTCCGGCGCGGGAACTCGCGCTGGAGGGGCAGGACTGCATCCAGGTGCGCTTCTCGCATGGAGGGGGCTGGGTAGTCGTTGTGGCGGGAGCACGGGGGAAGCTTCCGCGTGAGGTGTTCGCGTGGTCGTTACCCGATGCAACCGCGAGCCTGCACGGGGTGGCGGTTTCCTTCTCGAGGAGCGACTCCTCCCGCGCCGTGCAAAACGCCGAGCTCACCCTGAACTGGACGGCCCCAAGCGGTGCGATGCGCAACCTCCCAGCGCCTGAGCCCGTGGATGGACAAGAGGTTTCGCCCGAAACCCTGGCGCTCAGCAGCGATGGGAGCATCCTTGCTGTAGGGTACCAAGTATCCCAGGAGCATACGCACTGGTACCGCGTGGAGGTGTGGCGATGGAATGAGGACCGGCCGCACGTCATCGACAACATCTCGCGGATCAATGAGCCCCTTGCACTCGAGTTCACGTCGGACGACGGTTTCCTCCTGGTGGGCGGTGATGACACGCAGGTGTTCGACCTGAAAGCGCGAGCCGTGTTGCCACGAGTGCTCGACGGCACGCTGCTCTCGGTCCAGACACGGGCAGGCGCGCCCGGGCACTTCGATGTAGTGACGGTGCGTGAGCTGGCCCCGATGAACAGCGGGGAACGTCTGACGGGGCACTGGGGACTGGACGCGAATCGTCGGTCCGCCGGGCTCCAGTTGAAGCTCCCTCGGCTTCACCAGATCGACTACGTCAAGGTTCATCCGGGTCCTTGGATTGTCGGAGGAACGCCGGGAGAGACGTGCATCCTGCCGTTGGCGGACGCGCACCTCGCCTTCCTGAAGGATCGGATTGCGAAGGCGTCCGGCGGATGCATCCCTCCGCACTTCCGGGTCGAATACCTACACGAGTCCGAAGAGGCGGCAGCCCACGCCTGGTCCGCTTGCCGCAGGGCCCGGGCTACCGGGGAGCGGCAGGACTGA
- a CDS encoding MOSC domain-containing protein, with protein MTEAALSSALQLVSLWIYPIKSCAGIQVSAAQVTPQSGLAGDREWVIINRENQQVWMGEIHQMARVQPRFEGETMVLQAPGFRDLKVPRHLPESPCQVKIWNDDDKVNETFSGQDAGDEASEWLAAVLGRPLRLARLGQNGLTRKALMPLHVLSMASLRQLNQRLADRGHAPVEYERFRPNLVVDHADLAPFAEEGFSSLQWSEGAPEIQFSGHCIRCIMPNVSPKDATAGREPLVAVAALSRERQQKNPIFGVYGRALFEGVLTVGLRGRAR; from the coding sequence ATGACTGAAGCAGCCCTCTCCTCTGCCCTTCAACTTGTCAGCCTGTGGATCTATCCCATCAAATCCTGTGCGGGGATTCAGGTCTCGGCTGCTCAGGTCACCCCTCAGTCCGGTCTGGCTGGAGACCGGGAGTGGGTCATCATCAACCGTGAAAACCAGCAGGTCTGGATGGGTGAAATCCACCAGATGGCACGGGTTCAACCCAGGTTTGAAGGTGAAACCATGGTGCTTCAGGCCCCGGGGTTCAGAGATCTGAAGGTCCCTCGTCATCTGCCAGAGAGTCCCTGTCAGGTGAAGATCTGGAATGATGACGACAAGGTCAATGAAACATTCTCCGGTCAGGATGCTGGAGATGAAGCCAGCGAATGGCTGGCAGCTGTGCTGGGTCGGCCCCTGCGTCTGGCTCGCCTCGGACAGAATGGCCTGACCCGCAAAGCCCTGATGCCCCTGCATGTCCTTTCCATGGCTTCACTCAGGCAACTCAACCAGCGGCTCGCAGATCGGGGGCATGCTCCGGTGGAATATGAGCGTTTCCGTCCCAATCTGGTGGTGGATCATGCGGATCTTGCACCTTTCGCTGAAGAGGGCTTTTCCAGCTTGCAGTGGAGTGAGGGGGCTCCAGAGATCCAGTTCTCAGGCCACTGTATTCGCTGCATCATGCCCAATGTCAGTCCGAAAGATGCCACGGCAGGCCGTGAACCGCTGGTTGCGGTGGCTGCTCTCAGCAGGGAGAGACAACAGAAAAACCCCATCTTCGGGGTTTATGGTCGAGCTCTGTTCGAAGGAGTACTGACTGTGGGTTTGCGCGGTAGGGCGCGGTAA
- a CDS encoding alpha,alpha-trehalose-phosphate synthase (UDP-forming), whose protein sequence is MSRSARFVIALVVGLALLTGVALFAVTSTTRAWFEKDIQLRAELAVSGARDSLLERIALGDGEGLARLLGELTRDERIMAAAVCDASPHRLASTPEYPEALGCGRRSTQAEPERAASKDSGTSFSVRTRLEGGEVQANVVPLLEGSRVRGFVILVHDLSWVQRREGTTQSFLLVAFAILAIAAPVVTLIAARMSWRGWSEQLRRLLQGVGPEDSAREFQPILRDVRELVERLHQEREQEGEGGTWTANRLKSTLSRHLSGERVIIVANREPYIHQRAADGGIQVSHPASGLVTALEPVMRACSGVWVAHGSGSADRETADAHGRIRVPPGEQSYTLRRVWLSKEEEQGYYYGFANEGLWPLCHIADTRPLFRAEDWRHYREVNRRFADAVCEEVEGEDPVILVQDYHFALAPRMIRERLPRATIITFWHIPWPNSERFGICPWRVELLEGMLGASILGFHTQAHCNNFLDAVDRFMEARLDREQNAVVHRKRQSLVRPYPISIEWPSQWAQATPPTRECRASVLAELGLPPDTLLGVGVDRLDYTKGIEERLQAVERTLERAPHLRGRLTFVQLAAPSRTVIERYRQLNASVEVLAERINQRFGTGNYRPIILLRAHHEPLSVFRYYRAADFCYVSSLHDGMNLVAKEFIAAREDEQGVLVLSHFTGAARELTEALIVNPYDLEEASAAILAAVEMPREEQAARMRSLRAFVAEFNVYRWAGRMLVDAARLRQRDRLNVRLPGRGLNLLPGGQRVG, encoded by the coding sequence ATGTCACGCTCCGCACGATTCGTCATCGCACTGGTGGTGGGTCTCGCCTTGTTGACGGGCGTGGCCCTCTTCGCGGTGACCAGCACCACCCGGGCCTGGTTCGAGAAGGACATCCAACTGAGGGCGGAGCTGGCGGTGAGTGGCGCCCGCGACTCACTGCTCGAGCGCATCGCGCTGGGGGATGGGGAGGGCCTCGCGCGGCTGCTGGGAGAGCTGACGCGGGACGAGCGCATCATGGCCGCCGCCGTCTGTGACGCGAGCCCGCACCGCCTGGCCAGCACGCCCGAGTACCCGGAAGCGCTCGGCTGTGGCCGCCGGAGCACCCAGGCGGAGCCGGAGCGTGCGGCCTCCAAGGACTCCGGGACATCCTTCTCCGTGCGCACCCGGCTCGAGGGCGGCGAGGTGCAGGCCAACGTGGTACCGCTGCTGGAGGGCTCGCGCGTCCGGGGCTTCGTCATCCTGGTGCACGACCTGAGCTGGGTGCAGCGGCGCGAGGGGACGACGCAGTCCTTCCTGCTCGTGGCCTTCGCCATCCTGGCCATCGCGGCGCCGGTGGTGACGCTCATCGCCGCGCGCATGTCCTGGCGCGGATGGAGCGAGCAGCTCCGACGGCTGCTGCAGGGGGTGGGTCCGGAGGACTCCGCGCGGGAGTTCCAGCCCATCCTCCGGGACGTGCGCGAGCTGGTGGAGCGGCTGCACCAGGAGAGGGAGCAGGAGGGCGAGGGCGGCACCTGGACGGCCAACCGGCTCAAGAGCACGCTGTCGCGCCACCTCAGTGGCGAGCGCGTCATCATCGTGGCCAACCGCGAGCCCTACATCCACCAGCGCGCCGCGGATGGCGGCATCCAGGTGTCCCATCCGGCCAGCGGCCTCGTCACCGCGCTCGAGCCGGTGATGCGTGCGTGCTCCGGCGTGTGGGTGGCGCACGGCAGCGGCAGCGCGGACCGCGAGACGGCCGATGCGCACGGACGCATCCGGGTGCCTCCGGGCGAGCAGTCCTACACCCTGCGGCGCGTGTGGCTGTCGAAGGAGGAGGAGCAGGGCTATTACTACGGCTTCGCCAACGAGGGCCTCTGGCCGCTGTGCCACATCGCCGACACGCGCCCCCTCTTCCGCGCCGAGGACTGGCGGCACTACCGTGAGGTCAACCGCCGCTTCGCCGACGCCGTCTGCGAGGAGGTGGAGGGGGAGGACCCCGTCATCCTCGTGCAGGACTACCACTTCGCGCTCGCGCCCCGGATGATTCGCGAGCGGCTGCCCCGGGCCACCATCATCACCTTCTGGCACATCCCCTGGCCCAACTCGGAGCGCTTCGGCATCTGCCCGTGGCGCGTGGAGCTGCTGGAGGGAATGCTCGGCGCGAGCATCCTGGGCTTCCACACCCAGGCGCACTGCAACAACTTCCTGGACGCGGTGGACCGCTTCATGGAGGCGCGGCTGGATCGGGAGCAGAACGCCGTGGTGCACCGCAAGCGGCAGAGCCTCGTGCGCCCCTACCCCATCTCCATCGAGTGGCCGAGCCAATGGGCCCAGGCGACGCCTCCCACGCGCGAGTGCCGCGCCTCGGTGCTGGCCGAGCTCGGACTGCCTCCCGACACCCTGCTCGGCGTGGGCGTGGACCGGCTGGACTACACCAAGGGCATCGAAGAGCGGCTGCAGGCGGTGGAACGCACGCTGGAGCGCGCCCCGCACCTGCGCGGCCGGCTCACCTTCGTGCAGCTCGCCGCGCCCAGCCGCACGGTCATCGAGCGCTACCGGCAGCTCAACGCCAGCGTGGAGGTGCTCGCCGAGCGCATCAACCAGCGCTTCGGCACTGGCAACTACCGCCCCATCATCCTGCTGCGCGCCCACCACGAGCCGCTCTCGGTGTTCCGCTACTACCGCGCGGCGGACTTCTGCTACGTGTCCTCGCTGCACGACGGAATGAACCTGGTGGCCAAGGAGTTCATCGCCGCGCGCGAGGACGAGCAGGGCGTGCTCGTGCTCAGCCACTTCACCGGGGCGGCGCGCGAGCTCACCGAGGCGCTCATCGTCAACCCGTATGACCTGGAGGAAGCGAGCGCCGCCATCCTCGCCGCGGTGGAGATGCCCCGGGAGGAGCAGGCCGCCCGGATGCGCTCGCTACGCGCCTTCGTGGCGGAGTTCAACGTGTACCGCTGGGCGGGGCGGATGCTGGTGGACGCGGCCCGGCTGCGCCAGCGGGACAGGCTCAACGTCCGGCTGCCCGGGCGGGGACTGAACCTCCTCCCCGGAGGCCAGCGCGTGGGGTGA
- a CDS encoding MGH1-like glycoside hydrolase domain-containing protein — protein sequence MPSTRSSCRVISRRGLRVATAALLAAATSSVPAGTAWAINAPTVYARNATGGTSFLNHTALLGGINDKPWFEANIPFLEVPDAQIQGVYYYRWQTYKEHLVYTGAEYGYLSNEFLQPVFYGAPYGGIVAAAGHHINEGRWLRDHQYVKDVINYWLAGPGQFPKPMTEEVNPNTSDWAHEYSFWAASSVWQHYLATGDRAFVVAQLPNLIKQYRGWDNQFNSSLGLYWQVPVWDATELTPASYESPDPYHGGAGYRPTINAYQYGDARAIANIANLVGDTATATEYNNRANALQSAMQARLWDPNRSFFFHMHRDNNPGYALLGTREEHGFVPWMFNMPQASNSVAFAQLLDPQGFAATYGPTTVERRSRWFNYDAYKGCCHWTGPSWPYETSQTLTGLANLLNDYPAQSTITAANYVSLLHGYAATQYKNGVPYVAEAHDADANSWIYDGGNHSEDYNHSTYNDNVISGLIGLRGQPGDTLTIRPLAPASWDYFALENTPYHGHNVTVLWDRLGSRYGQGVGLHIYVDGVRVASQPGLGAITVNVGAPIVQSNNGGKINIAANGQRIAYKAQPFASYTFGGGSDSVWKAIDGIVYRNGIPQNSRWTTYATANASDSFGVNFQRNITTSDVRLYFYDDGGGVRTPTSYDLQYWTGSAWASVPNQLRSPATPTAATVNQITFPPLTTSQLRVVAPNAGGGTGWGLSELEVWSAPIFVIQNVNSDKLLAVAGASQANSANVQQYHDNGTWDHLWEWVDAGGGWYKVVNLNSGLVLAVQGASTALSAQIQQYQDNGTRDQLWRFIDAGGGQFKILNRNSGLVLGVDGASKSDSANVVQYSDNGTSDHLWRMKPAEQPRLFNDDFEGNNANQWTPQIGTWSVCHPVSYEYCATGTGGENLALAGNPGWRTYTLDASVLANSAPLNSGIALVARAQDATHYYQAELKRTNVGYEWTVSKNNGGTWTTLANGLYNWPSGAGKYMNIRFSVQGDALTMGVYQPGGTWQTLGTGRDSQYVSGRMGLRTWGALTGSFDIVHVYGG from the coding sequence GTGCCCTCAACCCGGTCATCTTGCCGTGTCATCTCCAGACGTGGTCTCCGCGTCGCGACGGCCGCCCTCCTCGCCGCCGCGACCTCCTCGGTCCCCGCGGGCACGGCCTGGGCGATCAACGCGCCCACCGTCTACGCGCGCAACGCGACCGGCGGCACGTCCTTCCTCAACCACACCGCGCTGCTCGGCGGCATCAACGACAAACCGTGGTTCGAGGCCAACATCCCGTTCCTCGAGGTGCCGGACGCCCAGATCCAGGGCGTCTACTATTACCGCTGGCAGACCTACAAGGAGCACCTGGTCTACACCGGCGCGGAGTACGGCTATCTCTCGAACGAGTTCCTCCAGCCGGTCTTCTACGGAGCCCCCTACGGCGGCATCGTCGCGGCGGCCGGCCACCACATCAACGAGGGTCGCTGGCTGCGCGACCACCAGTACGTGAAGGACGTCATCAACTACTGGCTGGCCGGGCCGGGGCAGTTCCCCAAGCCGATGACCGAGGAGGTGAACCCCAACACGTCGGACTGGGCGCACGAGTACAGCTTCTGGGCGGCCAGCTCGGTGTGGCAGCATTACCTCGCCACCGGCGATCGGGCGTTCGTGGTCGCCCAACTGCCGAACCTGATCAAGCAGTACCGCGGCTGGGACAACCAATTCAATTCCTCGCTCGGCCTCTACTGGCAGGTGCCCGTGTGGGACGCGACCGAGCTCACCCCCGCGTCTTACGAATCGCCAGACCCCTATCACGGCGGTGCCGGCTACCGGCCGACCATCAACGCCTACCAGTACGGGGACGCGCGGGCGATCGCCAACATCGCCAACCTCGTCGGCGACACCGCGACCGCGACGGAATACAACAACCGGGCAAACGCACTGCAAAGCGCGATGCAGGCGCGCCTGTGGGACCCGAATCGCAGCTTCTTCTTCCACATGCACCGCGACAACAACCCGGGCTACGCCCTGCTCGGGACCCGCGAGGAGCACGGCTTCGTCCCATGGATGTTCAACATGCCGCAGGCCTCGAACTCCGTCGCGTTCGCCCAGCTGCTCGACCCGCAGGGCTTCGCCGCCACGTACGGGCCGACCACGGTCGAGCGGCGCAGCAGGTGGTTCAACTATGATGCCTACAAGGGCTGCTGCCACTGGACCGGTCCGTCCTGGCCCTATGAGACGTCGCAGACCCTGACCGGTCTGGCCAACCTGCTCAACGACTACCCCGCCCAGTCGACGATCACCGCGGCGAACTACGTCAGTCTGCTGCACGGCTACGCGGCGACGCAGTACAAGAACGGCGTCCCCTATGTCGCGGAGGCGCACGACGCCGACGCCAACTCGTGGATATATGACGGCGGCAATCACAGCGAGGACTACAACCACTCGACCTACAACGACAACGTCATCTCGGGACTGATCGGTCTGCGCGGCCAGCCCGGCGACACGTTGACGATCAGGCCCCTCGCGCCGGCGTCGTGGGACTACTTCGCGCTGGAGAACACCCCGTACCACGGGCACAACGTCACCGTCCTGTGGGACCGGCTCGGCTCGCGGTACGGACAGGGCGTGGGATTGCACATCTACGTCGATGGGGTGCGAGTCGCCAGCCAGCCCGGCCTCGGCGCCATCACGGTCAACGTGGGCGCGCCGATCGTCCAGTCGAACAACGGCGGCAAGATCAACATCGCCGCCAACGGCCAGCGCATCGCGTACAAGGCTCAGCCGTTCGCGTCGTACACATTCGGCGGCGGCAGTGACAGCGTCTGGAAGGCGATCGACGGCATCGTCTACCGCAACGGCATTCCGCAGAACAGCCGCTGGACGACGTACGCGACGGCCAACGCGAGCGATTCCTTCGGCGTGAACTTCCAGCGCAACATCACGACATCCGACGTGAGGCTGTACTTCTACGACGACGGCGGCGGGGTGCGGACGCCCACGAGCTACGACCTGCAATACTGGACCGGGAGTGCATGGGCGAGCGTGCCCAACCAGCTCCGCTCCCCAGCGACGCCGACGGCGGCGACGGTCAACCAGATCACCTTCCCACCCCTGACCACGAGCCAGCTGCGGGTGGTCGCCCCCAACGCCGGAGGCGGGACGGGCTGGGGACTCAGCGAGCTCGAGGTCTGGTCGGCACCGATCTTCGTCATCCAGAACGTCAACAGCGACAAGCTGCTGGCCGTTGCCGGGGCCTCGCAGGCCAACAGCGCGAATGTGCAGCAGTACCATGACAACGGGACGTGGGACCACTTGTGGGAGTGGGTCGACGCGGGCGGCGGCTGGTACAAGGTCGTCAACCTGAACAGTGGTCTCGTCCTCGCCGTCCAGGGCGCGTCGACGGCCTTGAGCGCGCAGATCCAGCAGTACCAGGACAATGGGACGCGCGATCAGCTCTGGCGGTTCATCGACGCCGGCGGCGGACAGTTCAAGATCCTGAACCGCAACAGCGGGCTCGTCCTCGGAGTCGATGGAGCTTCCAAGTCAGACAGCGCCAACGTGGTGCAGTACAGCGACAACGGGACCAGCGATCACCTCTGGCGGATGAAGCCGGCCGAGCAACCCCGGCTGTTCAACGACGACTTCGAGGGCAACAACGCCAACCAGTGGACGCCGCAGATCGGCACCTGGTCGGTCTGCCACCCGGTCTCCTACGAGTACTGCGCGACCGGCACCGGCGGCGAGAACCTGGCCCTGGCAGGTAATCCCGGCTGGCGGACGTACACCCTGGACGCCTCGGTGCTCGCCAACAGCGCGCCGCTCAACTCCGGCATCGCCCTGGTCGCCAGGGCGCAGGATGCGACGCACTACTACCAGGCGGAGCTCAAGCGCACCAACGTCGGCTACGAGTGGACGGTGTCGAAGAACAACGGGGGGACGTGGACCACGCTGGCCAATGGCCTCTACAACTGGCCCTCCGGTGCTGGGAAGTACATGAACATCCGGTTCTCGGTGCAGGGCGACGCGCTGACGATGGGCGTCTACCAGCCGGGCGGCACGTGGCAGACGCTGGGCACCGGTCGTGACTCGCAGTACGTCTCTGGCCGAATGGGCCTGCGGACGTGGGGTGCACTCACCGGAAGCTTCGACATCGTGCACGTATACGGCGGGTAG